The DNA segment CCAGCTCGACGTAGGCCTTCACGGTATCCGCCACCGCCACGCCGACGTCGCGCTCCATGCGCAGCGCCGTCTCGGTGAAGCGCTGCAGATCCTCCGCTGCCACCTGCCCCGACTCGCCGAGCAGCGCGATCACTCGCGCGGCCTCGTGCTGGGTACCCACGGTCTGCGAGACGGCACTGGCGGCATCCTGCATTTGCGAAACCGTAAGACCCGCGGCGTTCCCCGACAAGGCGATTGCGCGCGCATAGGCATCCGCTTCCTGCTTCCCTTGCTGGTAGGCCACCGTCAAAACGACTGCCGTGGCAGCGGCCGCAGTGAATGGATTCACCATCGTCGCGACGGCTTCCCCCACGGCCGCCGCTGCCGGAGCGATGCCGCCAAAAGCTTCCGCCAGCTTCACGGCCTGCTCCGAAAGCAACGCGATCGGCTCCTGTCCCGCGATCAGGCCGGCAGCCATGGCGGCCAGTTGCACGGGCAGGACCTGCATGGCCGCCGAAGCCTGGGCCACCGATGCCCCATAGGTTTCCATCGCCGCGCCGCCGCCACGCAGCGCTTGCTCCGATTGAAGCAGGCGTTCAATCATGCGGCGGACTCCGGCCTCCATGCTGGCCAGGGCCCGCAGCGCCTGCTCTGCATCCTGTTGAAGTGTGCCCTGCACTGTGTTGTCGGACATAGCTCCTGCCCATGTAAAAAAAGACCGCGCGGCATGCAGCCGGGCGGCCTGGAAAATGAAAGTCCGCCAGAGGCGGGCCCCGTACGGTGCCGGGTGGCGGCGGACAGCCGCGCATGCGGGCGCAGCAATTCATGCCGCCCCGCCGATGCGCGCCCGCTCCCTCTCCGCCCTCTCGGCGAAGACCGTGAGCGCCTCGGACTCGATCACCTGGATGTCGCGAAAGCGCTCTTCATATGTGTCGGGATCCAGGCCGGCGCGGTCCAGCTCATGGAACAGCACGCCGTAATCCAGTGCGACGGCACCGGCCATGCCCACGCGCCACTGGTTGCAGATGCGCGACCACAGTACATAGACGGGCCAGTTCTCCGGCCACACTTCGGTAGCCGTATCGTCGTAATCGCGGCGCTCCAGCCCCCACGCGGCCAGTTCGGCGTCGCCGGCCTGGGGCTCGTACATGGCGCGCGCGATGCGGGTCAGTTTCCCAGCTTGCCCTCGACGCAGCCTTCGCGATAGGCATCAAAGATCGCCGTGGCGCCTCCGGGAATCTCGTCGGCGAACCGCGTGGCGTTTTCCGCGTTGACCTCCACGTCTTCCAGGTCCCAGGCCTTGACGATCTTCAGGAGGTAGTCGCCGTTCTTTCGCACGGCGTTGCCGAGAATGTCGCTGATCGTGCCGGGGCTGCCGGATGCGGGTATGGCCGCGGCCTCCGCGATCTCATCGACGAGCTGGCCGAATTCGGATTTCGTGCGGTAGAAGAATTCGCAGTGGATCACCCCCGTGGTGCCATCGAGCATCGGGAAGGAAACCTTGCGCTTGAACGATTCGGGACGCTTGCCCAGGACGATTTTTGCCATGATGTTGTGCTTTCGAAAAAAGAAAAAAAGCCCTCGCCGCATACGTTCGGCGGGGCATGAAAAAGGCCCCGCAGGGCCTTGGCGCACCGGCCCTGGATCAGGCCGTATAGCGAACCGGCCGGCCCTGCAGGGAGATGGTGGCGCGCACCTGCATCACCTGGCCCTTGGTCAGGGTGGGGGTCTCGTTGAACGACACATAGCCGTTGTAGAGGATCACCGAGCCGTTGGGCAGCGCGACCTTGACCGCGCGGATCGCGCGCGACTCGCCCGCGGCCTTGAGCGCCTGGTAGCCGGGCAGAGTGGGGTCGTCGCCGATGCCGATCTGGATGGACTGCGCGCCGGTGACCGTGGGCAGCTGGCGCTCGTAGTCCTCCTCGAGGAACGAGAAGTTCGCGAACTGCTGGTCACCGCCGTTGGTGGTGAACT comes from the Paracidovorax avenae ATCC 19860 genome and includes:
- a CDS encoding phage tail assembly chaperone; the protein is MAKIVLGKRPESFKRKVSFPMLDGTTGVIHCEFFYRTKSEFGQLVDEIAEAAAIPASGSPGTISDILGNAVRKNGDYLLKIVKAWDLEDVEVNAENATRFADEIPGGATAIFDAYREGCVEGKLGN
- a CDS encoding phage tail protein is translated as MAVSLPDGATVAIATGYGTAKAITAISNAAPGVATSTAHGLANGAFFELKSGWQKISERIFKAANVAANALEIAGSDTADVNRFPAGSSAGSLREILAWTQIPQILEFTTNGGDQQFANFSFLEEDYERQLPTVTGAQSIQIGIGDDPTLPGYQALKAAGESRAIRAVKVALPNGSVILYNGYVSFNETPTLTKGQVMQVRATISLQGRPVRYTA
- a CDS encoding DUF1799 domain-containing protein, translated to MYEPQAGDAELAAWGLERRDYDDTATEVWPENWPVYVLWSRICNQWRVGMAGAVALDYGVLFHELDRAGLDPDTYEERFRDIQVIESEALTVFAERAERERARIGGAA